A region of Sugiyamaella lignohabitans strain CBS 10342 chromosome A, complete sequence DNA encodes the following proteins:
- the BDF1 gene encoding chromatin-binding protein BDF1, which translates to MSLEISSDLKDNDAIASLASPDVSSKDEASLKSEGKVIEKESSSDDLNAPISPPVPSPTIEENDTTNGSVDNMDVDVEKETEEVSATSVVEADAQPEQEAASSAPVEEENAKQAAEQESLEESSKPAETTEPSETVKAEATTETESKESQPEEVRRLAEDDKADTASLSPNTSSSEKHDRPNDDAEPNGTAKKLKTESGDAVVAETTAAATTVPAEANASGATPATATSNAAAAASAIEHPDYSLLDPVEPAEAMPKHQNKFALSVVRLVKRLKDAQPFVQPVDPVKLNIPTYYDYVKEPMDLGTMEKKLTANEYPTVVSFVHDLDLIISNCILFNGAESFISNMARNLSTSFHKHMTNMPKYDAQSSVSGKPKKKSSILPGSSPLGTPKLQRAAAVAANAANATGGALVKDELDVSGTPKGATPNRRGSVADAKPFALQPSGVPLIRRESAAEGGRPKREIHPPKSKDLPYGDVKPRRKKFAAELKFCGQVLKELFSKKHEAYSFPFLQPVDPVALNCPSYFKIIKEPMDLGTVQDRYNKNAYENADEFERDVRLIFKNCYKFNPEGSPVNVMGHKLEAVFDKKWQEKPLPAPSPPPILDSSDEEYSDYEEEINESRITNPTIQLLEVQLEQIKSQIATLRKEAVREAREARRNSIAAKKRRKSAKGVDGRRKSTTGGRRSSGSGLIAPVHITYEMKKELSEKIGLLPEKKLRHVVGIIEESMPQLKNSPQDEIELDMDQLDPETLMRLYNLVVKREERKAKAPKAPNSSRKKKNRPLSEAEQSRQLEELQKKIKQFDRIKDGSSEADSSSEDEDAPGSHTNNLSSDDSSSEEE; encoded by the coding sequence ATGTCGCTGGAGATTTCGTCTGACTTGAAAGATAACGATGCAATTGCTTCTTTAGCATCTCCAGATGTATCCTCGAAAGATGAAGCAAGTTTAAAAAGTGAAGGAAAGGTTATAGAAAAGgagtcttcttctgatgatTTGAATGCTCCTATATCGCCACCAGTTCCATCTCCTACTATCGAAGAGAATGATACTACCAACGGAAGTGTTGACAATATGGATGTTGACGTTGAAAAAGAGACTGAAGAGGTCTCGGCTACTAGTGTAGTTGAGGCCGATGCTCAACCTGAACAAGAGGCTGCTAGCAGTGCTCCAGTTGAGGAGGAAAATGCTAAGCAGGCTGCTGAGCAAGAATCGCTAGAAGAGTCGAGCAAACCTGCTGAGACTACTGAACCTTCAGAGACTGTCAAGGCTGAAGCTACTACTGAAACAGAGAGTAAAGAAAGccagccagaagaagtaCGACGCTTGGCTGAGGATGACAAAGCCGATACTGCCAGTCTATCCCCAAATACATCCAGCTCGGAGAAGCATGATAGACCTAATGATGATGCCGAACCTAACGGTACGGCGAAAAAGCTCAAAACCGAGTCTGGAGATGCTGTAGTTGCTGAgaccactgctgctgctactacagTACCTGCTGAAGCCAATGCTAGTGGCGCCACTCCGGCTACTGCCACAAGTAAtgcggcagcggcagcatCTGCTATCGAGCACCCAGATTACTCTCTTTTAGACCCTGTCGAACCTGCTGAGGCCATGCCAAAGCACCAAAATAAGTTTGCTCTCTCTGTTGTTCGTTTGGTCAAGAGACTGAAAGATGCACAGCCTTTTGTTCAACCAGTCGATCCTGTGAAGTTGAACATTCCTACTTATTATGACTACGTTAAAGAGCCAATGGATTTAGGAACTatggagaagaagttgaCTGCCAACGAATATCCCACCGTTGTGTCTTTTGTGCATGATCTAGACTTGATCATTTCAAACTGTATCTTGTTCAATGGCGCCGAGTCATTTATTTCTAACATGGCTCGTAACTTGTCTACCTCGTTTCACAAGCACATGACCAACATGCCCAAATATGATGCTCAGTCGAGTGTTTCAGGAAAGCCTAAGAAGAAGTCGTCTATTCTGCCAGGTTCCAGTCCTCTTGGAACTCCCAAGCTTCAAAGGGCTGCCGCTGTGGCTGCTaatgctgctaatgctactggtggtgctttGGTCAAAGATGAGCTAGATGTTAGTGGTACTCCTAAAGGAGCTACCCCTAACCGTCGTGGATCAGTAGCTGACGCTAAACCTTTCGCTCTTCAACCATCGGGTGTTCCTCTTATTCGTAGAgaatctgctgctgaaggtGGAAGACCCAAAAGAGAGATCCACCCTCCAAAGTCTAAAGATCTACCATATGGAGATGTTAAGCCAAGGAGAAAGAAGTTTGCTGCTGAGCTTAAATTCTGTGGTCAAGTGTTGAAGGAGCTGTTTAGCAAGAAACACGAGGCTTATTCTTTCCCCTTTCTTCAACCGGTTGATCCAGTTGCTCTCAACTGCCCAAGTTACTTCAAAATTATCAAGGAGCCAATGGATTTGGGCACTGTTCAAGACCGATACAACAAGAACGCTTATGAAAATGCTGACGAGTTTGAGAGAGATGTAAGACTTATCTTCAAGAACTGTTACAAGTTCAACCCTGAAGGGTCACCTGTGAATGTCATGGGACATAAGCTTGAAGCTGTGTTCGACAAAAAATGGCAGGAGAAGCCTCTTCCTGCTCCCAGCCCACCTCCTATCCTGGATTCTTCTGATGAAGAGTACTCGgattatgaagaagaaattaATGAGTCGAGAATCACCAATCCAACCATTCAGCTTCTGGAGGTACAACTCGAGCAAATCAAGTCTCAAATTGCTACTTTGCGCAAGGAAGCAGTTCGAGAAGCTCGAGAGGCTCGCCGCAATTCAATTGCTGCTAAGAAGAGACGCAAGTCTGCAAAGGGTGTTGATGGAAGACGAAAATCCACAACTGGTGGTCGTAGATCTAGCGGTAGTGGCCTTATTGCTCCGGTTCACATCACTTATGAGATGAAGAAAGAGCTTTCTGAGAAGATTGGTTTATTGCCAGAGAAGAAGCTCCGCCATGTCGTTGGTATTATTGAGGAGAGCATGCCACAATTAAAGAATTCTCCACAAGACGAGATCGAACTAGACATGGACCAACTCGATCCAGAAACACTCATGAGACTATATAACCTCGTTGTCAAGCGAGAGGAACGTAAAGCAAAGGCTCCAAAGGCTCCTAATTCTTCGcgcaagaagaagaacagacCCTTGAGTGAAGCTGAGCAAAGTAGACAACTTGAGGAacttcaaaagaaaatcaagcaaTTCGACCGGATCAAAGACGGTTCCTCTGAAGCGGACTCTTCCTCggaggatgaagatgctcCTGGCTCTCACACCAATAACTTGAGCAGTGATgattcatcatcagaagaGGAGTAG
- the YML6 gene encoding mitochondrial 54S ribosomal protein YmL6 (Mitochondrial ribosomal protein of the large subunit; has similarity to E. coli L4 ribosomal protein and human mitoribosomal MRP-L4 protein; essential for viability, unlike most other mitoribosomal proteins; GO_component: GO:0005762 - mitochondrial large ribosomal subunit [Evidence IDA] [PMID 9151978]; GO_component: GO:0005739 - mitochondrion [Evidence IEA,IEA]; GO_component: GO:0005739 - mitochondrion [Evidence IDA] [PMID 16823961]; GO_component: GO:0030529 - ribonucleoprotein complex [Evidence IEA]; GO_component: GO:0005840 - ribosome [Evidence IEA,IEA]; GO_function: GO:0003735 - structural constituent of ribosome [Evidence IEA]; GO_function: GO:0003735 - structural constituent of ribosome [Evidence IDA] [PMID 9151978]; GO_process: GO:0032543 - mitochondrial translation [Evidence IC] [PMID 9151978]; GO_process: GO:0006412 - translation [Evidence IEA]): MSMRTWGQNLLKAVTNNAVSSLTSKRFINIAARKATPANYVLATYRAFPSLEPIRFQPVSKDLLGLPVRRDILWQAAVYERDAARVGSREILGRGDMGYSKKKLLPQKGSGKARQGDRGSPIRHDGGRAFGRAPGHDYSTELPKQVYAKAIRTALSYQYQQGHLLIVDDVADFVTGHENAGKLFMSEHGLVGKSVTFIVDNFRNNLNDATVKQRRVEIVSKEGVTVQDILKPQRLIIESRALMYLAQEYQPVSALNAISPKPIETAA; encoded by the coding sequence ATGTCGATGAGGACATGGGGCCAGAACCTGCTGAAAGCAGTTACTAATAATGCTGTTTCCTCCTTGACGAGTAAAAGATTTATTAATATAGCGGCCAGAAAGGCTACACCTGCAAACTACGTGCTGGCTACCTACAGAGCATTCCCCTCGCTAGAACCCATTCGATTCCAACCTGTTAGCAAAGATTTACTCGGTTTACCTGTGAGACGTGACATACTATGGCAAGCGGCAGTTTACGAACGAGATGCCGCTCGAGTTGGTTCTCGTGAAATCCTCGGTAGAGGCGATATGGGATACAGTAAGAAGAAGCTTTTACCGCAGAAGGGAAGTGGTAAAGCCCGTCAAGGTGATAGAGGTAGTCCTATTAGACATGATGGTGGTAGAGCATTCGGAAGAGCTCCAGGCCATGATTACAGCACTGAGCTTCCTAAACAAGTATATGCTAAGGCCATTCGCACTGCCCTGAGTtatcagtatcaacagGGCCATCTGCTTATCGTAGATGATGTGGCTGATTTCGTCACTGGTCATGAAAATGCTGGTAAATTATTCATGTCTGAGCATGGGTTAGTAGGAAAGTCGGTTACTTTCATTGTCGATAATTTCAGAAACAACCTCAATGATGCTACTGTCAAGCAACGACGAGTAGAGATCGTGTCCAAGGAAGGTGTCACTGTACAAGACATTCTCAAACCACAGAGATTGATTATTGAATCTAGAGCTTTAATGTACCTTGCTCAAGAGTATCAGCCAGTCAGTGCTCTCAATGCCATTAGTCCTAAGCCCATTGAGACCGCTGCTTAG
- the YOX1 gene encoding Yox1p (Homeobox transcriptional repressor; binds to Mcm1p and to early cell cycle boxes (ECBs) in the promoters of cell cycle-regulated genes expressed in M/G1 phase; expression is cell cycle-regulated; potential Cdc28p substrate; relocalizes from nucleus to cytoplasm upon DNA replication stress; YOX1 has a paralog, YHP1, that arose from the whole genome duplication; GO_component: GO:0005737 - cytoplasm [Evidence IDA] [PMID 22842922]; GO_component: GO:0000790 - nuclear chromatin [Evidence IDA] [PMID 12464632]; GO_component: GO:0005634 - nucleus [Evidence IEA,IEA,IEA]; GO_component: GO:0005634 - nucleus [Evidence IDA] [PMID 15282802]; GO_component: GO:0005634 - nucleus [Evidence IDA] [PMID 22842922]; GO_function: GO:0003677 - DNA binding [Evidence IEA,IEA]; GO_function: GO:0000977 - RNA polymerase II regulatory region sequence-specific DNA binding [Evidence IDA,IMP] [PMID 12464633]; GO_function: GO:0000977 - RNA polymerase II regulatory region sequence-specific DNA binding [Evidence IDA] [PMID 20385087]; GO_function: GO:0001191 - RNA polymerase II transcription factor binding transcription factor activity involved in negative regulation of transcription [Evidence IPI] [PMID 12464633]; GO_function: GO:0001191 - RNA polymerase II transcription factor binding transcription factor activity involved in negative regulation of transcription [Evidence IMP,IPI] [PMID 20385087]; GO_function: GO:0043565 - sequence-specific DNA binding [Evidence IEA]; GO_function: GO:0043565 - sequence-specific DNA binding [Evidence IDA] [PMID 19111667]; GO_function: GO:0043565 - sequence-specific DNA binding [Evidence IDA] [PMID 19158363]; GO_function: GO:0003700 - sequence-specific DNA binding transcription factor activity [Evidence IEA]; GO_process: GO:0007049 - cell cycle [Evidence IEA]; GO_process: GO:0071930 - negative regulation of transcription involved in G1/S transition of mitotic cell cycle [Evidence IGI,IMP] [PMID 12464633]; GO_process: GO:0071930 - negative regulation of transcription involved in G1/S transition of mitotic cell cycle [Evidence IMP] [PMID 17314407]; GO_process: GO:0006355 - regulation of transcription, DNA-templated [Evidence IEA,IEA]; GO_process: GO:0006351 - transcription, DNA-templated [Evidence IEA]), with the protein MSVNVSVSHPPSPPSSNFHNSVQARTSIKMLLIDEDEDVSKKTETVSTLGKESGDYPYNKARSQTSPVPSASSAIITPVTTPFSPTEQEQEKLKSQLNSVKSQLQDTDSDWDQESNYAFISHSPSTFPYKQPSIDNAQLARRKRRRTSASELSVLEMKFKACPKPSKWVREQIAQQVGMTEKAVQIWFQNKRQSCRKNQLKMESQIESMLEIPFLNNENSGNADAKTPSSDSVKTESVTSSNTTTTTTRTSPTSTATATKDSLVPILHHPRPQSLLSHMAQNKLPPIFPAALSTPSASPSTRASSFTIFSDSPAASTANLSISSTSTTASASASPIQTPGLRLSMSCDGKAELVVTKKVTPAATATNTTATSKTAAATPRTPLGAASANALNGKRPHPSPLKTKSLSAPAVPKDFREAECITNLLSLRSGIWN; encoded by the coding sequence ATGTCAGTCAAtgtttctgtttctcaTCCTCCATCGCCTCCTTCGAGCAATTTCCACAACTCTGTTCAAGCCCGTACATCTATTAAGATGCTTTTAATtgacgaggacgaggatGTCAGTAAGAAGACCGAGACGGTCTCCACTTTGGGAAAGGAATCAGGTGATTATCCATACAACAAGGCTCGAAGTCAAACTTCGCCAGTTCCTTCTGCAAGCTCTGCAATCATAACTCCAGTCACGACTCCATTCTCACCTACAgaacaggagcaggaaaAACTCAAATCCCAGTTAAACTCGGTCAAGTCTCAGTTGCAAGACACTGACTCGGACTGGGATCAAGAAAGTAACTACGCGTTCATCTCTCATTCGCCTTCTACCTTTCCATACAAACAGCCATCAATTGATAACGCGCAATTGGCTCGTAGAAAGCGTCGTAGAACTTCCGCTTCAGAACTGTCGGTTCTTGAGATGAAGTTTAAAGCATGTCCCAAACCCTCGAAATGGGTCAGAGAGCAAATTGCCCAGCAAGTCGGAATGACTGAAAAGGCGGTTCAAATTTGGTTTCAAAACAAGAGACAGTCTTGTCGTAAGAACCAGCTTAAAATGGAGTCTCAAATTGAAAGCATGTTGGAGATTCCTTTTTTAAATAACGAGAACTCTGGCAATGCTGATGCCAAGACCCCATCTTCTGACTCTGTCAAGACCGAGTCAGTCACTTCTAGTaataccaccactaccacaaCTAGAACCAGTCCCACTTCGACTGCTACTGCGACCAAGGATTCATTGGTACCtattcttcatcatcccaGACCCCAGTCTCTGCTCAGTCACATGGCCCAGAACAAACTACCGCCCATTTTCCCTGCTGCACTTTCAACTCCATCTGCATCTCCTTCAACTAGGGCATCTTCGTTCACGATTTTCTCAGATTCCCCTGCTGCTTCAACTGCAAACCTAAGCATCTCCTCCACAAGCACCACTGCCTCGGCCAGTGCATCGCCCATTCAAACACCTGGCCTCAGATTGTCCATGTCCTGTGACGGCAAAGCTGAATTAGTAGTAACTAAAAAAGTCACTCCCGCTGCCACCGCTACCAATACCACCGCTACTAGCAAgaccgctgctgctactcCAAGAACACCACTAGGAGCTGCCTCGGCGAACGCTCTCAATGGCAAGCGTCCTCATCCCAGTCCActtaaaacaaaatcattATCGGCTCCTGCTGTACCAAAAGATTTCCGCGAAGCAGAATGCATTACAAACCTGCTATCGCTTAGATCCGGCATTTGGAACTAG
- the YEH2 gene encoding Yeh2p (Steryl ester hydrolase; catalyzes steryl ester hydrolysis at the plasma membrane; involved in sterol metabolism; YEH2 has a paralog, YEH1, that arose from the whole genome duplication; GO_component: GO:0016021 - integral component of membrane [Evidence IEA]; GO_component: GO:0016021 - integral component of membrane [Evidence IDA] [PMID 15713625]; GO_component: GO:0016020 - membrane [Evidence IEA]; GO_component: GO:0005886 - plasma membrane [Evidence IEA,IEA]; GO_component: GO:0005886 - plasma membrane [Evidence IDA] [PMID 15632184]; GO_function: GO:0016787 - hydrolase activity [Evidence IEA]; GO_function: GO:0004771 - sterol esterase activity [Evidence IEA]; GO_function: GO:0004771 - sterol esterase activity [Evidence IDA,IMP] [PMID 15632184]; GO_function: GO:0004771 - sterol esterase activity [Evidence IDA] [PMID 15713625]; GO_process: GO:0000032 - cell wall mannoprotein biosynthetic process [Evidence IMP] [PMID 14587103]; GO_process: GO:0016042 - lipid catabolic process [Evidence IEA]; GO_process: GO:0006629 - lipid metabolic process [Evidence IEA,IEA]; GO_process: GO:0016125 - sterol metabolic process [Evidence IMP] [PMID 15632184]; GO_process: GO:0016125 - sterol metabolic process [Evidence IMP] [PMID 15713625]), with translation MWIALFHHFWHKSTDRVSRSNDLGSAPRSSASAPGDKSFFDSLLSSHGEHKLIFDLRHYLNLSGFDLMEYKVLTRDGFEIILHRILVRNETDEHRAKRYPVLMVHGLMQSAAAYCTSGDDSLALCLARDGYDVWLGNNRGGFNPKHAIYSIWNPKMWKWGIKEMGTMDVPCMIDFILNKRSSTSNSNPNRNFESNNHAALHNPNVNHASETNSALNANTIQETLSNSNIGRSAPSLILDNNSTPALPIGSRSVPVSRTSSPRLDAGKIALVAHSQGTTQVFYALAKDLMPELADKISCFCALSPAVFAGPLLDRWFLKMIRPMNISMYRFFFGHHAFIGAMSAFHSIMPERWYTYFGYIMFNYLLGWDDTLWNGVYRSRQFLFSPVYVSADLMYWWLGKNGFASQGCIFDQSSPRWFDSDTLPPLQLFVPGRDNLVNPFRLVNRLETYENPRRLEIVDLPNYSHLDVLWAADASTSVADPMSKFIWSCVEDKQQWNCPGHSQWPAPLVPLHSPYL, from the coding sequence ATGTGGATAGCACTGTTTCATCATTTTTGGCATAAATCCACTGATAGGGTTAGTAGGTCTAATGATCTAGGTTCAGCACCGCGTTCTAGTGCTAGTGCACCCGGAGATAAGTCGTTCTTTGATTCATTGCTTTCTTCCCATGGCGAGCATAAACTCATATTTGACCTGAGGCATTACCTAAATTTATCAGGATTCGACTTGATGGAATATAAAGTATTAACCAGAGATggttttgaaattattctTCATCGTATTTTGGTGCGGAACGAAACTGATGAGCACAGGGCCAAGAGATATCCAGTTCTTATGGTCCATGGACTAATGCaatcagctgctgcctATTGTACAAGTGGTGATGATAGTCTTGCTCTGTGTTTAGCACGAGATGGTTATGATGTCTGGCTTGGCAATAACAGAGGTGGATTCAATCCAAAACACGCTATATATTCTATTTGGAACCCTAAGATGTGGAAATGGGGCATAAAAGAAATGGGTACAATGGATGTGCCCTGCATGATAGATTTCATTCTTAACAAGCGTTCCTCGACCTCTAATTCAAACCCAAATCGTAATTTTGAGTCTAATAACCACGCCGCCCTTCATAATCCTAATGTTAACCACGCCTCGGAAACAAATTCTGCGTTGAACGCAAATACTATCCAAGAAACCCTTTCCAATAGCAATATAGGCCGTTCGGCTCCTTCTCTTATCCTCGATAATAACTCTACTCCAGCTTTGCCGATAGGGTCCAGATCAGTGCCCGTTTCAAGAACTAGTTCACCTCGGCTAGATGCTGGCAAAATCGCACTTGTGGCACATTCACAGGGAACTACCCAGGTGTTTTATGCCCTGGCAAAGGATTTGATGCCCGAGCTAGCCGATAAAATTTCTTGCTTTTGTGCCTTGTCACCAGCAGTCTTTGCAGGCCCATTACTGGACAGGTGGTTCTTAAAGATGATACGACCAATGAACATATCAATGTACCGGTTTTTCTTTGGCCATCATGCCTTTATTGGCGCTATGAGTGCTTTTCACTCAATCATGCCGGAAAGATGGTATACGTACTTTGGTTATATCATGTTCAACTATTTATTAGGATGGGACGATACGCTCTGGAATGGGGTATATAGGAGTCGCCAGTTTCTATTCTCACCTGTCTATGTTAGTGCAGATTTGATGTACTGGTGGCTTGGGAAGAATGGGTTTGCTAGTCAGGGTTGCATTTTTGACCAGAGCTCACCAAGGTGGTTTGACTCCGATACCCTTCCACCATTGCAGCTTTTTGTACCTGGTAGAGACAACCTCGTGAATCCGTTTCGTTTGGTCAACCGTCTCGAGACATATGAGAACCCTCGTCGTCTTGAAATTGTAGACCTTCCCAACTACTCGCATCTAGATGTCCTATGGGCAGCCGACGCTTCGACTTCGGTAGCTGACCCTATGAGCAAGTTCATTTGGTCTTGTGTTGAAGATAAACAGCAATGGAACTGCCCGGGACACTCGCAATGGCCCGCTCCTCTTGTTCCATTGCATTCTCCTTATTTATAG
- the MET14 gene encoding adenylyl-sulfate kinase (Adenylylsulfate kinase; required for sulfate assimilation and involved in methionine metabolism; GO_component: GO:0005737 - cytoplasm [Evidence IDA] [PMID 14562095]; GO_function: GO:0005524 - ATP binding [Evidence IEA,IEA]; GO_function: GO:0004020 - adenylylsulfate kinase activity [Evidence IEA,IEA]; GO_function: GO:0004020 - adenylylsulfate kinase activity [Evidence IMP] [PMID 197388]; GO_function: GO:0004020 - adenylylsulfate kinase activity [Evidence IDA] [PMID 3019265]; GO_function: GO:0016301 - kinase activity [Evidence IEA]; GO_function: GO:0000166 - nucleotide binding [Evidence IEA]; GO_function: GO:0016740 - transferase activity [Evidence IEA]; GO_process: GO:0008652 - cellular amino acid biosynthetic process [Evidence IEA]; GO_process: GO:0019344 - cysteine biosynthetic process [Evidence IEA]; GO_process: GO:0070814 - hydrogen sulfide biosynthetic process [Evidence IEA]; GO_process: GO:0009086 - methionine biosynthetic process [Evidence IEA]; GO_process: GO:0016310 - phosphorylation [Evidence IEA]; GO_process: GO:0000103 - sulfate assimilation [Evidence IEA]; GO_process: GO:0019379 - sulfate assimilation, phosphoadenylyl sulfate reduction by phosphoadenylyl-sulfate reductase (thioredoxin) [Evidence IMP] [PMID 197388]; GO_process: GO:0000096 - sulfur amino acid metabolic process [Evidence IMP] [PMID 1101032]) — MARKLHEEGKLPFIEVYVDVPIEVAEQRDPKGLYKKARAGEIPQFTGISAPYEAPEKPEIHIHSDKLTVEQAVEQITKYLVDNKYVQL; from the coding sequence ATGGCAAGAAAACTGCACGAAGAAGGCAAACTGCCCTTTATTGAGGTGTATGTTGATGTCCCTATCGAGGTTGCCGAGCAGCGTGATCCCAAGGGTCTCTACAAAAAGGCCCGTGCCGGCGAGATCCCACAATTCACCGGCATCTCTGCCCCCTACGAGGCCCCCGAGAAGCCCGAAATCCACATCCACAGTGACAAACTCACTGTCGAGCAGGCTGTCGAGCAGATCACCAAGTATCTCGTCGACAACAAGTACGTCCAACTATAG